The proteins below are encoded in one region of Apteryx mantelli isolate bAptMan1 chromosome 25, bAptMan1.hap1, whole genome shotgun sequence:
- the CSDE1 gene encoding cold shock domain-containing protein E1 isoform X1, translated as MSFDPNLLHNNGHNGYPNGTSAALRETGVIEKLLTSYGFIQCSERQARLFFHCSQYNGNLQELKVGDDVEFEVSSDRRTGKPIAVKLVKIKPEILPEERINGQVVCAVPHNLESKSPAAPGQSPTGSVCYERNGEVFYLTYTPEDVEGNVQLETGDKINFVIDTNKHTGAVSARNIMLLKKKQARCQGVVCAMKEAFGFIERGDVVKEIFFHYSEFKGDLEALQPGDDVEFTIKDRNGKEVATDVRLLPQGTVIFEDISIEHFEGTVTKVIPKVPSKNQNDPLPGRIKVDFVIPKELPFGDKDTKSKVTLLESDHVRFNISTDRRDKLERATNIEVLPNTFQFTNETREMGVIAAMRDGFGFIKCVDRDARMFFHFSEIMDGNQLHISDEVEFTVVPDMLSAQRNHAIRIKKLPKGTVSFHTQSDHRFVGTIDKEATPAKATSPNKGKEKEAEDGIIVYDDCGVKLTIPYQAKDVEGSANPQIGDKVEFSVCEVKRTGLQTAVSVRMLGRNYSSKRLLGYVAALKDNFGFIETANHDKEIFFHYSEYCGDIDSLELGDTVEYSLSKGKGNKVSAEKVNKTHAVNGITEEADPTVYSGKVIRPLRSVDPTQTEYQGMIEVMEDGEMKGEVYPFGIVGMANKGDCLQKGETVKFQLCVLGQNGQTMAVNITPFRRATVECVKDQFGFINYEVGDSKKLFFHVKEVQDGVELQAGDEVEFSVILNQRTGKCSACNVWRVCEGAKAVAAPRPDRLVNRLKSINLDDANAPRLTVLRQPRGPDNSKGFGAERKIRQAGVID; from the exons ATGAGCTTTGATCCAAACCTTCTCCACAACAATGGACACAACGGGTACCCCAATGGTACTTCGGCAGCGCTGCGTGAGACTGGGGTTATAGAAAAACTGCTGACCTCTTATGGATTTATTCAGTGTTCAGAACGGCAAGCTAGACTGTTCTTCCACTGTTCACAGTATAATGGCAACTTACAGGAGCTCAAAGTAGGAG ATGATGTTGAGTTTGAAGTGTCTTCTGATCGCCGAACTGGAAAACCCATCGCTGTTAAATTGGTGAAGATAAAACCAGAAATACTACCTGAAGAACGAATAAATGGACAA GTTGTGTGCGCTGTTCCTCACAATTTAGAGAGTAAATCTCCAGCTGCCCCGGGTCAGAGTCCAACAGGGAGTGTATGCTACGAACGTAATGGG GAGGTATTTTACCTGACTTACACACCGGAGGATGTTGAAGGAAATGTACAGCTGGAAACTGGagataaaattaattttgtaattGATACAAACAAACA tacTGGTGCTGTAAGTGCTCGTAACATTATgctcttaaaaaagaaacaagcccGCTGTCAAGGAGTAGTCTGTGCCATGAAA GAAGCCTTTGGATTTATTGAGAGGGGTGATGTCGTGAAGGAGATATTCTTTCACTATAGTGAATTTAAAGGTGACCTAGAAGCCTTACAGCCTGGTGATGATGTGGAGTTTACAATCAAAGACAGAAAT GGTAAAGAAGTTGCAACAGATGTAAGACTGCTGCCTCAAGGAACTGTCATTTTTGAAGACATCAGCATTGAACATTTTGAAGGAACTGTAACCAAAGTAATTCCAAAAGTACCCAGCAAAAATCAG AATGACCCATTACCTGGCCGCATCAAAGTCGACTTTGTGATTCCTAAAGAACTTCCGTTTGGAGACAAAGATACAAAATCCAAGGTGACCTTGCTGGAAAGTGACCACGTTCGATTCAATATTTCAACAGACAGACGTGACAAACTGGAACGAGCCACCAATATTGAGGTTCTTCCCAATACTTTCCAGTTTACAAATGAAACTAGAGAAATG GGTGTGATTGCAGCAATGAGAGATGGCTTTGGCTTCATTAAATGTGTTGATCGGGATGCTCGCATGTTCTTTCACTTCAGTGAAATTATGGACGGAAACCAGCTCCATATTTCTGATGAAGTAGAGTTTACTGTGGTCCCT GATATGCTATCTGCTCAAAGAAATCATGCTATAAGGATTAAAAAACTTCCAAAGGGCACGGTTTCTTTCCACACCCAATCAGATCACCGTTTTGTGGGCACTATAGACAAAGAAGCCACTCCAGCCAAAGCCACTAGCCCAAATAAAGGCAAAGAGAAG GAAGCTGAGGATGGAATAATCGTTTATGACGACTGTGGAGTAAAATTGACCATTCCTTACCAGGCCAAGGATGTGGAAGGATCTGCTAATCCCCAGATAGGAGATAAG GTTGAGTTCAGCGTTTGTGAAGTGAAAAGAACTGGTCTGCAAACAGCTGTTTCTGTCAGAATGCTTGGACGCAACTATAGTTCTAAGAGGCTTTTGGGATATGTGGCAGCCCTGAAAGATAACTTTGGATTTATTGAAACAGCCAATCATGATAAGGAGATCTTTTTTCATTACAG tgaatactGTGGTGATATTGATAGCCTGGAACTTGGAGACACGGTTGAGTACAGCTTGTCAAAAGGCAAAGGAAACAAAGTTAGTGCAGAAAAGGTGAACAAAACGCATGCAG tgaaTGGGATCACTGAAGAAGCTGATCCAACTGTTTACTCTGGTAAAGTAATTCGTCCTTTGCGGAGTGTAGATCCCACACAGACTGAATACCAGGGCATGATTGAAGTCATGGAGGATG GTGAGATGAAAGGAGAGGTTTATCCATTTGGAATTGTTGGAATGGCGAACAAAGGTGACTGTCTGCAAAAGGGAGAGACAGTAAAATTCCAGCTCTGTGTTCTTGGTCAAAATGGGCAGACAATGGCTGTTAACATCACACCTTTCCGCAGAGCCACAGTGGAATGTGTGAAAGATCAG TTTGGTTTCATTAACTATGAAGTGGGTGACAGCAAAAAGCTCTTCTTCCATGTCAAAGAAGTTCAGGATGGTGTGGAACTACAGGCTGGGGATGAAGTGGAGTTCTCAGTAATCCTGAACCAGCGCACAGGGAAATGCAGTGCCTGTAATGTGTGGCGTGTCTG TGAAGGCGCTAAGGCTGTTGCTGCTCCACGTCCTGATAGACTTGTCAATCGTTTAAAGAGCATTAATCTGGATGATGCCAATGCTCCTCGTCTAACAGTTCTTCGTCAGCCCAGGGGGCCGGATAACTCAAAG GGATTTGGTGCAGAGAGAAAGATTCGCCAGGCTGGTGTTATAGACTGA
- the CSDE1 gene encoding cold shock domain-containing protein E1 isoform X2 has protein sequence MSFDPNLLHNNGHNGYPNGTSAALRETGVIEKLLTSYGFIQCSERQARLFFHCSQYNGNLQELKVGDDVEFEVSSDRRTGKPIAVKLVKIKPEILPEERINGQEVFYLTYTPEDVEGNVQLETGDKINFVIDTNKHTGAVSARNIMLLKKKQARCQGVVCAMKEAFGFIERGDVVKEIFFHYSEFKGDLEALQPGDDVEFTIKDRNGKEVATDVRLLPQGTVIFEDISIEHFEGTVTKVIPKVPSKNQNDPLPGRIKVDFVIPKELPFGDKDTKSKVTLLESDHVRFNISTDRRDKLERATNIEVLPNTFQFTNETREMGVIAAMRDGFGFIKCVDRDARMFFHFSEIMDGNQLHISDEVEFTVVPDMLSAQRNHAIRIKKLPKGTVSFHTQSDHRFVGTIDKEATPAKATSPNKGKEKEAEDGIIVYDDCGVKLTIPYQAKDVEGSANPQIGDKVEFSVCEVKRTGLQTAVSVRMLGRNYSSKRLLGYVAALKDNFGFIETANHDKEIFFHYSEYCGDIDSLELGDTVEYSLSKGKGNKVSAEKVNKTHAVNGITEEADPTVYSGKVIRPLRSVDPTQTEYQGMIEVMEDGEMKGEVYPFGIVGMANKGDCLQKGETVKFQLCVLGQNGQTMAVNITPFRRATVECVKDQFGFINYEVGDSKKLFFHVKEVQDGVELQAGDEVEFSVILNQRTGKCSACNVWRVCEGAKAVAAPRPDRLVNRLKSINLDDANAPRLTVLRQPRGPDNSKGFGAERKIRQAGVID, from the exons ATGAGCTTTGATCCAAACCTTCTCCACAACAATGGACACAACGGGTACCCCAATGGTACTTCGGCAGCGCTGCGTGAGACTGGGGTTATAGAAAAACTGCTGACCTCTTATGGATTTATTCAGTGTTCAGAACGGCAAGCTAGACTGTTCTTCCACTGTTCACAGTATAATGGCAACTTACAGGAGCTCAAAGTAGGAG ATGATGTTGAGTTTGAAGTGTCTTCTGATCGCCGAACTGGAAAACCCATCGCTGTTAAATTGGTGAAGATAAAACCAGAAATACTACCTGAAGAACGAATAAATGGACAA GAGGTATTTTACCTGACTTACACACCGGAGGATGTTGAAGGAAATGTACAGCTGGAAACTGGagataaaattaattttgtaattGATACAAACAAACA tacTGGTGCTGTAAGTGCTCGTAACATTATgctcttaaaaaagaaacaagcccGCTGTCAAGGAGTAGTCTGTGCCATGAAA GAAGCCTTTGGATTTATTGAGAGGGGTGATGTCGTGAAGGAGATATTCTTTCACTATAGTGAATTTAAAGGTGACCTAGAAGCCTTACAGCCTGGTGATGATGTGGAGTTTACAATCAAAGACAGAAAT GGTAAAGAAGTTGCAACAGATGTAAGACTGCTGCCTCAAGGAACTGTCATTTTTGAAGACATCAGCATTGAACATTTTGAAGGAACTGTAACCAAAGTAATTCCAAAAGTACCCAGCAAAAATCAG AATGACCCATTACCTGGCCGCATCAAAGTCGACTTTGTGATTCCTAAAGAACTTCCGTTTGGAGACAAAGATACAAAATCCAAGGTGACCTTGCTGGAAAGTGACCACGTTCGATTCAATATTTCAACAGACAGACGTGACAAACTGGAACGAGCCACCAATATTGAGGTTCTTCCCAATACTTTCCAGTTTACAAATGAAACTAGAGAAATG GGTGTGATTGCAGCAATGAGAGATGGCTTTGGCTTCATTAAATGTGTTGATCGGGATGCTCGCATGTTCTTTCACTTCAGTGAAATTATGGACGGAAACCAGCTCCATATTTCTGATGAAGTAGAGTTTACTGTGGTCCCT GATATGCTATCTGCTCAAAGAAATCATGCTATAAGGATTAAAAAACTTCCAAAGGGCACGGTTTCTTTCCACACCCAATCAGATCACCGTTTTGTGGGCACTATAGACAAAGAAGCCACTCCAGCCAAAGCCACTAGCCCAAATAAAGGCAAAGAGAAG GAAGCTGAGGATGGAATAATCGTTTATGACGACTGTGGAGTAAAATTGACCATTCCTTACCAGGCCAAGGATGTGGAAGGATCTGCTAATCCCCAGATAGGAGATAAG GTTGAGTTCAGCGTTTGTGAAGTGAAAAGAACTGGTCTGCAAACAGCTGTTTCTGTCAGAATGCTTGGACGCAACTATAGTTCTAAGAGGCTTTTGGGATATGTGGCAGCCCTGAAAGATAACTTTGGATTTATTGAAACAGCCAATCATGATAAGGAGATCTTTTTTCATTACAG tgaatactGTGGTGATATTGATAGCCTGGAACTTGGAGACACGGTTGAGTACAGCTTGTCAAAAGGCAAAGGAAACAAAGTTAGTGCAGAAAAGGTGAACAAAACGCATGCAG tgaaTGGGATCACTGAAGAAGCTGATCCAACTGTTTACTCTGGTAAAGTAATTCGTCCTTTGCGGAGTGTAGATCCCACACAGACTGAATACCAGGGCATGATTGAAGTCATGGAGGATG GTGAGATGAAAGGAGAGGTTTATCCATTTGGAATTGTTGGAATGGCGAACAAAGGTGACTGTCTGCAAAAGGGAGAGACAGTAAAATTCCAGCTCTGTGTTCTTGGTCAAAATGGGCAGACAATGGCTGTTAACATCACACCTTTCCGCAGAGCCACAGTGGAATGTGTGAAAGATCAG TTTGGTTTCATTAACTATGAAGTGGGTGACAGCAAAAAGCTCTTCTTCCATGTCAAAGAAGTTCAGGATGGTGTGGAACTACAGGCTGGGGATGAAGTGGAGTTCTCAGTAATCCTGAACCAGCGCACAGGGAAATGCAGTGCCTGTAATGTGTGGCGTGTCTG TGAAGGCGCTAAGGCTGTTGCTGCTCCACGTCCTGATAGACTTGTCAATCGTTTAAAGAGCATTAATCTGGATGATGCCAATGCTCCTCGTCTAACAGTTCTTCGTCAGCCCAGGGGGCCGGATAACTCAAAG GGATTTGGTGCAGAGAGAAAGATTCGCCAGGCTGGTGTTATAGACTGA